CTGCCAGAGTGAGAGCTCATATTAGTTACTATTAGACCCCTGTGGTGCCGCGTTGGGGGGGGGCGGGTACCGCTCAGACTGTATGTGATGGGCTGTTCCTGTCTCTCAGATCAGGGAACTCCGAGGAAACGGCCCTTGTCCTACAGCAGATCCCGGAGGAGCGGCTGAACTTCCTCTGTGCCTTCTTACAAAGTAAGATCCCCTGGGGGGGCATGAAGGGTAAGGGACGGCTGATGTGCGTGTTGTTTGGGGGTCACACCTGGagagaattcccccccccccccagtactgatATTAGTAGTTCTGTTCCTGATACTCACTGCTGCACTGATAGTGTGTAATGTACAATCACTTGCCCCTTCCCTTAGCCAATCAGAATGTTTGTGCATAATGTGCCCTTCAGCCTTACTGTCCCTTTAGGGCCCTGGCATTTGCGGCCATTCTGAGGGGTTTTATTCTCTGTGTTTAatagcttcctgcttcccccccccccatggagctGCTACTCAACAAGCATTGTGGGGCTTCTGCGCTTCTCTGGCCTGTGTGTGTCCTGAGTAAATCTCACTCATTCTCTCTTTCTGTAGGGTATTGCCGGCCGGGCTCCTCAGCTGAAAACTTGGTGCAATGGCAGAAGATTCTGCAGGGGGAGAACCTGGAAGTGGAACTTTCCAAGGTACTTTCCGGCTGCACAATTGCCCTCTCTCTCACATGCCCATTCTCCCTGCCATCCATCCCACTCCGACTCTTCTGCTGATTTATAGCTCTGTCCCCTTTCCCACTGGGAGCATAGGCAACCTTAGGCCttatggtgcccatacacgtgaagaggtcgccaagcgagtgaatcttcacctgatatccccacttacgggtgggcgatattggggaacatgtaggctaattcgatcgaattataatggcggcaatggggcagtcgcttcggggaccgcatcaacgagccgacgcggtccccgatccgactaaatcttttaacctgcccgatcaatatctgcccaatttcaggccagatatcggtcgtgcATGTCCCTCgcttctgcccctacacgggcctataagctgccgaatcggtctaagggacccatatcggcagctacaattggcccgtgtatggccacctttagcagctGCCAGTGGGTGCTGCCTTTCTCTGCCCATAAGATTTGCACTTACACGAAAGGCCTGTGAGTGGCTTATATTTGTACTCCCTGCACAGCAGCATTGGCTCCCCTACCATTTTTCCCAACATGCCACTTTCTTTATGAGATGGCTGGAATCTCTTATTGGGTAAAAGGGATCTGCAGCTGATACAGAAAAGTATCTGTAGAATTGTCTCTCTGCAGCAGAGAGAATGAAATACCACAGTAAAGCAATAGGCAAGTATGGGTGAAACACATggcgctactagtagcagctactaagtatctctgtgtcttcaccctaatggacTCACTACTAGAAGTTAAACTGTTCTAACTGCACCCCTTCGTTATATCTCACAGGCAATCGTCCTTCTCTTCTATTACTCAACTATGAGCTCCAAAAACCCGAAGAAATCTGAGGATTTTGATCATAAAACTCAGGTGAGGAAGCCTCCTGCTGCTATGTTGGTTCATAGTAATTGGACCAGTAACTTTGATTGGCTGAGCGCTTTCCTGCCATTTTGTGACCCAATGAAGGTGCATTATCTAAGATTTCACTCTCTCATTATGAATTTCTGCACTTGCAGACAGAGCTGGCCTCCATCTTGCGCTTTGTACTGGATAATGAAGATGCTCTCTGTCTGGACGACAAACTTATCAACTTCCTGCAGCGGAAAGGTGAGGCAGAATTGTGTGCTGGGCGCGTGTTTTAGGGACATTTTTGCTTTgctaaatgtaaataattatgtGGTGTGCGAGCAGGCTGCATGTTTGTGCCCTTGGCATATATTGGTGTATATTCAGTAACACCTCCCCTGCATTGTGCCTCACTCTTGCTTATGAGACCTCTTCTCTTCCAGCGCGTTTTCCCTCCTTGGGAGATGATACGTCCAGTTGCTCCGACGCCGCGTCTCCTAATGTGTCCCACAGGCGGAAGAGCGAAGTGCGCTTTCTGGAGCTGCATCGTGTTGCTTCCTCATCTACTATGAAAAGGTAAATATCCTGCTGCTTTATAGCAAACTCTTGGGCAGACTGGTATTTTGCTTAGGTGCAGGAGAAACAAAAAAGCGgatcctacatgaactttccagaaggtgttactctataataaccggtcattcccctgctggaaagttcatgtaggagccgctgatatcagtcagtaaatagatcccaatacaaacagctgatgtgactctataataaccagtcattcccctgctggaaagttcatgtaggagccgctcatatcagtcagtaaatagatccccatacaaacagctgatgtgactctataataaccagtcattcccctgctggaaagttcatgtaggagccgctgatatcattcagtaaatagatccccatacaaacagctgatgtgactctataataaccagtcattcccctgctggaaagttcatgtaggagccgctcatatcagtcagtaaatagatcccaatacaaacagccgatgtgactctataataaccagtcattcccctgctggaaagttcatgtaggagccgctcatatcattcagtaaatagatcccaatacaaacagctgatgtgactctataataaccagtcattcccctgctggaaagttcatgtaggagccgctcatatcagtcagtaaatagatcccaatacaaacagctgatgtgactctataataaccagtcattcccctgctggaaagttcatgtataATAAGCAGCttatataaatagttccattaatttTTGTTAATGAGTCAGTTAATTGTTACATAAATGGTGTAAGTAAATTTTAACCCCAGTTACACAATGTGCATGGCTTTTTATATCCACCGGCCCCTTTCAGGCCAAAATCCGAGGACAACAgcccctcccctttctgctgATTGTTGCCCTGCGCTTGAACTTGCAAGCCCATTATTCCTGTACCTTTGGGCTGTGCTCAGCTCTGACAGACAGGGGGAACTGCTTTCCCAGCACAACACTGCCCCCTGTGTGTCAGATCTTGGCACAGCCTATGTGTGAgggctttgcaaaaaaaaaagcattttcgttttttttttttttttttgcaaagggtttgttcacctctAAActaacttagtatgatgtagacattgatattctgagaaaatttgcaatttgttttcattacttattttctgtggtttcaaAGTTATTCGGCTTTTtcttcagctctccagtttggaatttctggttgctagggtcttgtttactttagcaaccaggaagtgttttgaatgagagactggaatatgattaggAGAGGACCCGAATgggaagataagaaataaaaagaagttaataatattcattttcttgctgcctgggtcagtgacccccctccgtttaaaagctggaaagatgtacaagagggaggcaaataattcacaaaacaataaataataaagaccaatttcaaTGTTGCTAGGGAATAGGACGTTCAATAACATAAAGTTAACTCAAGGGTCTTTAATTTGGAGTTGGTTTTACATGAGGAATCCAATTCTGCCGTCAGTTTAGATTTGATATTGTTTGATTGTGCCATGGTTCCTTCCTTACATCCCAGCTCTGACCTGAGGCCGTGTCTTGACTCTGTTTCTGGTGTTTCACAGTTTGTCAGCGGACCCCCCATCTTCCCCAATGATCGAGGTGCTGCACACCCCTCAGTTCCAGATGAGGCGCCTGAAGAAGCAACTGAGTGAAGTGCGGGACTGTAGAGATGAACTGGAGGTGGAACTGGCAGAGAACCGCAAACACCTGGCAGAGAAAGGTCAGTGCCTTTACCCAAACTCTCTGTATAAATAAgctccttatctgtaagcccGAGACACAGGCGCCAatcatgtattttgtatttatacatttgaaGTTGCTATGTTTTTTCCTTTAGTTACCACAGAGCTTGCAAAGCCCTTTAAGGAAACCAAATAGAACAGGATCCCTTTACAACTTCTCAGTAGAATCAATGACACAAAGTCACCCCCCTCTCTCATTCATTTCCTTACAGAGGCTCAGATCTCCCTCCTGCAGCAGCAGATTGAACACCTTCGGATCTTAAGGGAGAACCAGGCTGAGCTACAGGAACCCAAAGAGCTGGAGGAACTTCGGGAGAAGAATGAGAGGTGAGTAACCTACTGAGTGGCACCTCTACACCTCCCTGTGCCCCTTTATGTTCAGTATGTGTTTGTATGCACCTTCTCCCCTTTTCCAGACACACCCTGGGAGGTTAGTTAGCCCCCCAAAATGACACGTGTAAATATGACggaccttcgattgtaagctccacagggtaGGAATTAGTGTGAATATGAAACAGTCTGTTAAGTGCAGAACTATATAAATGAAGCCTTATAACAGAAATAACTCTCCCAACTCCATATATTTCCCAGTTGTCCCAGTGCAATCTTCCTTTATTTGAATCCCACTATGTgcaaaccacacacacacacacaaaggctGACCTGTGCACTTTTTCCCCGTAGCCTGATGATCAGACTTCGGGACACCCTCAAGCAGTGTCAGGATATGAAGACTGACAAGAAACAACTGGAACGCAAGAACGATCAATTGGCCGAGGAGAATGGCGAGCTCTCTTACAAGGTCTTGTAATCCTCCATGTCACATGACAAGTTTCACTTCcccacatacatatacatatatatatcatccCATATGTGTCTTTGTGCAGGTGCGAGACTTATCCAACCGCTTGGCACAACTGCAGGAGGCTCTCTATGAAACCACAGAGGAACACGAGCTTTCTCTGAGCAACTGGGAGCAGAAACAGAGCCAGTTAGAGAGTGAGCTGAGTGGTGCAGTCGGTGAAAAGGTAATGAATTAATGGCTTAATCAGATGTGTTGGGCTGCTTGGTTTAGCTTGACCTTCGGGGATGCTAACAAACGATCATAACACGTTGTTCATGTTCTGTGTGATGTGCTCCATTGGCCAGATAATGGACATGGCAGAAGGTTGCTGTGATAGGCAGCATGGTAGCCTTTGATAATTCATAATATGCCTTTTAAGGTGTAGCATTTATGAACCAATATTTATTGTGAGCTTAGTGTCCCTTTCAAAGTATTTCGGAAGGGTATTTTCTCCTTTATCGAGGTGATATAGGAACTGTAGGAATATAGCGTCCACCATCAGGATGCAGAAGACTAAAAATAACTGACTTCAACTTGTACTTGACCCCTCCCACAGGGGCTGTAACTCTGCCCCTTCTTGTGCTGTCCTCCGTGGGGCTGGGGAACACACAGGCTGCCTGTTTGACCAGTGGCTAAAAGTGGCAGCCAGGGGACTTATGGGTCCTTGTTGGTTAGACAGGACATCCATGTGGTGTGGATTCTTGGGGTTGTTCTCCTACTGGAAGgtctactgcagtgatccccaaccagtgtctcgtgagcaacatgttgctcaccaaccccttggctgttgctctcagtgcccccagttattgttgaattcctgacttggggacaagttttggttgaataaaaacaagatttcctaccaaataaagcccctgtaagctgatagggtgcatagaggctgcctaatagccaatcacagcccttatttggctcctccatgtacttttatggtgcttgtgttgctctccaagtctttttacatttgactgtgactcacaaataagaaaggttggggatccctggtctactgggtctctgtgctccatCCCTCACTTGAAGCCGCCCTACTTGCCTCTACCTGTCCTCCTTCACTTTGGTAGACGGTTGACTAGTGCTGAGAGGGGCCCCAAGTTGGACAGCAGGCATACTATGCGACTCCCGCTGGCTCTGCCAATCTTTCCCTGCACACATGTCCCTGGGGTGGCTCAGCCCTTTTGAAAGATGGCACAGGCCAAATCCCATGCCCTTCCCAGATATGTCTCCCTTGGACCCTTCACTACTACCCTTTATTGTCATTACATGCTGCCTTCCCAAGCTTTCACCGTACACATTCCCGGGCTCTTGGTGCACTCCTACCTCCCTTTTGAGAACGCCCTCCTTTTTCCTTCTAATTCACCTAGATAAAATATGTTCTGTGAGGATCACAATAAAATAGTGAGTGAAGTTTACCACGTTATTTTCTGTACATAGGTTTTTCTTACAGAGTAGAGGCACCGTCACGCCATCCAGACTTTACAAATCAGAAAGAAAATATCACTCCGGAGAACTATGTCAATCAACCAGTTGtagttttattatatacacaaCATGCTTCAGATCCTGATGAAGGATCACTGGTTCTGAAACACGATGTGCAGTATAAAATAAAACTGCGACTGGTTGGTTGACACGTTTCTCCGGAGTGATATTTTGTTTCTGATTTGTATGTTCTGCAAGGTCCTTTCCTCCGTTATATAAAAGTATACAAAGATTGTTCTGTGGATTTGGCGTTAATATCTGTTTTGTTATTGCAGAAGTATCTGGAAGAGCATCACTTAATACTGCAGGGAAAAATATCAATGCTTGAGGATCAGCTAAAGAAGATGGGGGAGAGAGAGGTGGAAGAAAAAGGAGATTGTATGGGTGACATCCTCAAGGTATGGATGGATGCATGGAGACTGTAAAGACTGTTAGTACCATACGTTTTTTActgaggtttgttttttttttttctcctttagcTGGAAGACTTGAAGCAAGAGGTAACTGCGCTCAGCACCCAGTGCCTCAGTCTAACAGAACAGATCCATCAGTTGGAAGAGGAAAAGAGCACTACAGAAATTGACATGGAGGCACAGAGGTCCAGATTTGAATCTGAGAAAAGTCAGCTGCAGGAGATAGTCACTAACCTGCAGACTTCATTGTCAGAAATAACATTTCAGAAGGAGAGGCAAGATAACGAGGCCAGGGCACAACAGGAACATCTGACATGCCAGATTACAACATTAAAACTGGAGATCTCCAAGCTGAAGTCTTCCCTGGTGCATAAGGAGGAAGAGCTGAAGGGCATTCACCATCAAGTGGaagaagagaagagagaaaaaaatcagcTCTTGGAAAACTTCAAAATACTGGAAGAATCCTCAAAGCAGAACATTCAGGAGCTTGTAAACCAAGTGGAGCAAATTAGTAGCTCTTTGAAGGTTTCCGAGGGCAATCTGGTTGGACTTACACAACAGCTAGAGAGCAAGGCGAAAGAAGTTGACTATTTAAGAGAAGAACAGCAGAAAGTTGCCTGTGAGAGAGATTCCACTCTTTCCACATTCAATGAGTACAAGTGCAAAAAGGATGAAGAGTTCAGTGTCTTAAACATGACCATGAAAACACTGGAACAAGATCATCAAGCTAGTCTTTCTGTTATAGAGGAGCTGAAAAGGGAAAAGGCAGAGCTGGCATCCAAGCTACAGGAACTGGATGCCACCATTCTAGATCTGCTTGCTAAATGCCAGAACTTGGATAGTGAAAATGCTTCACAGAGCAAATCTCATGCAGCCGCTGTGGAGTCTCTAAAGGCACAGCTTTCAGAGCAGGAGAGTCAACTGAAAATATATCAGAAGAAGGTGTCCTCCTGTGAATTGGTGTCCGAAGAAAACTCGCAACTTAAAGAACAGCTCCTGTCTATGGACGAAAGTCTGAGACATCTTAGGGAACATCtagagaaagagaaaatgaaatttGCTGCTTCTCTTGATAGCGACGGTAAAAGAATTTCCCACCTTGAAGAGGAGATGAAGAAGTTGAGTGAAAGCAGAGATGCAGCACTGAGTAACCTTGCTGAAGAAAGGGCCGCTGGACAGAAGATTGAATCTCAGCTGAAGCACTTACAGGAGGAGTACCATACAGCAAATGAAACCCTGCAGGCAAAAATGGCAGAATCCAGCGCTGCTATCAAACAGCGTGAAGCAGAAAGGGACGAGTTGTCTAAGGTGGTTGACATCTGGAAGGCCAAATATGAAGAGTCTCAGCAGAAGATAGTGCAGAACTCCTGCCAGATGGAGGAACAAATTCAACATCTGAAGAAGGCTCATACTGATGTTTGCCAGCAACTGGAGGGAGAGAAGAGTAAAGTTTTGATGTTGGAAGCCAAGATAAAGGAAACAAACTCTTCTCAACTGGAGCAGATAAATCGGTTGGAGTGTGAACTGTCTGAAGCCTACTCTCGTATCAAAGAGAGAGAAGCTGAGGAAAAGAAGCTACTCTCTGCTCTCCACTCTTCAGAGGAGAAATTTCAGATTGCTCATCAAGGGGAAAGTGAGCGTCTTTCCCATCTGGAAACAGCCTTAAGCAATGCAAAGTCAGAACTGGATTGTCTAGTCAGAGAGGTGTCTGATGAGAAGCATAAGAAAGAAGAACTTGAAGCCTTGGTGAAAGAGTTAAAAGAGCAAAAATCTGAAAGAATTCAGTCCCTGGAATCTGAGGTGAAAACCAGTTTAGCTGCTGTTAAAGAGCGAGAAAGTGAAACTGCAAAGCTTTCTGAAGAGGTGAAGGATCTGAACAGGCAGCTAGAGGAGATCGGTCAGAAGCATAAGGAAGAGCTGGCTCAGAAAAATACTGAAATTGAGCAGTTGATTGAGGCCAAAGAAAAAGCTGCGTTGGACTTGGCTAGTAAAACAGAGATGGGGGCTCAGCTGCAGAAATTGTTGGATACGCACAAAGGTGAGCTCAGTGCCTTGCAGAATGAGCTTTCCCGTTCCCTTGATCTCATCTCTCAGAAGGAAAGTGAAGTAGAAAGACTTCATAAAGAGGCTGCCGTAACACAAGAGGAGATACGGAAGCAGCAACAGACTATGGGAAAGCTCACAGAAGAGCTAACTGCTTTGGTTGCACTTAAAGAACAGGCGGCCCTGCAGGAAAAAGAGATTGCACAGCATGTCCGGGCCACTAAGGGTGCTGAAGCAGAGATGGCTAACCTAAAAGCTATCATTTctgaaaaaactaaaaatattgaATCCTTGGAACACGACATCAAGAACCAGAAGGGAGACCTTGCTTGCATTCAAGAGCAGTATCGGAGCAAGCAGGAGGAGGCCCGAGGTCTTCAGGGCCAAATAGTAGATCTGGAAAGAGAGTGCAAAGAGCAGAAGGAACTGATTTGTCAGGCCCAGAAACAGGCTGCTGAGGCAGAAACACTGGCCTCCGAAAAGGTTTCAACGTCGGAGAGACAGCTAGAAGGAATCCAAGCGCTCGAAGGTGAAATCCATAAAGAGAGGCAAAAGACGTGTGACCTGCTGAAGCAGCTGGAGGCTTCTCAGGCCGCGCAGGCAGATAAGGAAACTGAGCTACAAGCACTGAAGAAAGAGTTGTTTCATAAGGTTCAAGAACTGGAGCAAAGTCAGAAATCTTCTACTGAGTCAAGTCGAGAGCTCTCCTCTATGCTTTCTGCGGCTCAGGAGAGGCAGCGAGCCTTAACAGAGGCCAAACAACAAGCAGAACAGTACCAGAAGGAAATTGAAATGAAGAGTAAAGAGGTGGGCAGCCTGCATGCAGAAGTGAAGAGCTTGAGTTCTAAGGTGGAGGTGTCTGCGGAGTTTGAACAGCGGCTATTGAAGGAAACTAATAGAAGCACAAAGCTAGAAGAGAAGCTGAAAAAGCTCCATGGTGATGTAGAGGCCTCCTCTAAGGAGCTACTTGAAAAGAATCGCGCTATGGATAGTTTAAAGACGGAAGCCCAAACCTGCAGACAAGAAGCAGACAAGCAAAGAATGGCAGTTGAGGGCCTCCAGCAGTCGCTCTCCTCCCAGGCAGAAACAAACGATCGCTTGCAGCAGGAAATTCGCTCCTGGCAGGGAAACTGTGCTGAGAAGGAACAGCAAATCTCTTCTCTCCAACAGAATCTCAGCAGCAACCAAAGCCTCCTGGAGGAATTTGCATCCCTAAAACGCAGTTACCAGGAAATCATTGCAGAACGGGAAGTGATGCAAGAGAAGCACCAGGAGGAACTTCTGGGCCAGAAAAAGCTAACTGAGCGTTTCCAGGCAGAACTGCAAAAGACTAAGGAGGACATGGCCGAAATGGTTCTACTCAAGGAGAAAGTTCACAACCAAGAGCTTCGGTTACAGAAACTGCACTCCGAGAACGACGATCACTTGTCCCAAATAGCCCATCTTCAGCAGCTCAACAGCCGGCTCGTTGGGGAGAACCAAAGCTTGTCTCAAGCTTCTGACCAGGGTGCCAAGAAACTGGAGAGCGAGGTGTCCAACCTCAAGGAGCAGCACGAGGAACAGCTGAAGTCTCTCCGCCTGCAGCACGAGAAGACTCTGAGAGAAGGCAACGAGCGAGTACAAGATCTCAGCCAGAAACTGGAAACTGCAACCGGCAAATACGAGCACGTGAAAACGAGGGTTGTGGATGATTGGAAAGCGTTCCA
This sequence is a window from Xenopus tropicalis strain Nigerian chromosome 2, UCB_Xtro_10.0, whole genome shotgun sequence. Protein-coding genes within it:
- the numa1 gene encoding nuclear mitotic apparatus protein 1 isoform X1; amino-acid sequence: MAAHSGKMEALLCWVNSLKVGEPIERFSQLQDLGILLKVVGILSGNSEETALVLQQIPEERLNFLCAFLQRYCRPGSSAENLVQWQKILQGENLEVELSKAIVLLFYYSTMSSKNPKKSEDFDHKTQTELASILRFVLDNEDALCLDDKLINFLQRKARFPSLGDDTSSCSDAASPNVSHRRKSEVRFLELHRVASSSTMKSLSADPPSSPMIEVLHTPQFQMRRLKKQLSEVRDCRDELEVELAENRKHLAEKEAQISLLQQQIEHLRILRENQAELQEPKELEELREKNESLMIRLRDTLKQCQDMKTDKKQLERKNDQLAEENGELSYKVRDLSNRLAQLQEALYETTEEHELSLSNWEQKQSQLESELSGAVGEKKYLEEHHLILQGKISMLEDQLKKMGEREVEEKGDCMGDILKLEDLKQEVTALSTQCLSLTEQIHQLEEEKSTTEIDMEAQRSRFESEKSQLQEIVTNLQTSLSEITFQKERQDNEARAQQEHLTCQITTLKLEISKLKSSLVHKEEELKGIHHQVEEEKREKNQLLENFKILEESSKQNIQELVNQVEQISSSLKVSEGNLVGLTQQLESKAKEVDYLREEQQKVACERDSTLSTFNEYKCKKDEEFSVLNMTMKTLEQDHQASLSVIEELKREKAELASKLQELDATILDLLAKCQNLDSENASQSKSHAAAVESLKAQLSEQESQLKIYQKKVSSCELVSEENSQLKEQLLSMDESLRHLREHLEKEKMKFAASLDSDGKRISHLEEEMKKLSESRDAALSNLAEERAAGQKIESQLKHLQEEYHTANETLQAKMAESSAAIKQREAERDELSKVVDIWKAKYEESQQKIVQNSCQMEEQIQHLKKAHTDVCQQLEGEKSKVLMLEAKIKETNSSQLEQINRLECELSEAYSRIKEREAEEKKLLSALHSSEEKFQIAHQGESERLSHLETALSNAKSELDCLVREVSDEKHKKEELEALVKELKEQKSERIQSLESEVKTSLAAVKERESETAKLSEEVKDLNRQLEEIGQKHKEELAQKNTEIEQLIEAKEKAALDLASKTEMGAQLQKLLDTHKGELSALQNELSRSLDLISQKESEVERLHKEAAVTQEEIRKQQQTMGKLTEELTALVALKEQAALQEKEIAQHVRATKGAEAEMANLKAIISEKTKNIESLEHDIKNQKGDLACIQEQYRSKQEEARGLQGQIVDLERECKEQKELICQAQKQAAEAETLASEKVSTSERQLEGIQALEGEIHKERQKTCDLLKQLEASQAAQADKETELQALKKELFHKVQELEQSQKSSTESSRELSSMLSAAQERQRALTEAKQQAEQYQKEIEMKSKEVGSLHAEVKSLSSKVEVSAEFEQRLLKETNRSTKLEEKLKKLHGDVEASSKELLEKNRAMDSLKTEAQTCRQEADKQRMAVEGLQQSLSSQAETNDRLQQEIRSWQGNCAEKEQQISSLQQNLSSNQSLLEEFASLKRSYQEIIAEREVMQEKHQEELLGQKKLTERFQAELQKTKEDMAEMVLLKEKVHNQELRLQKLHSENDDHLSQIAHLQQLNSRLVGENQSLSQASDQGAKKLESEVSNLKEQHEEQLKSLRLQHEKTLREGNERVQDLSQKLETATGKYEHVKTRVVDDWKAFQEEKQRLLLQVQELEAAKKEQSEQVQELNKQLSQQEKALRSQQHKLKQQEGETHEEAEKAQKRVVELESQVEQQTQAVEHYKAQMEKAKLYYDAKKKQNQELSEELQSHIREQEHLRKENVDLKAESEQLSKELQHSLLQNKEAEQNCKNLSNRVRSLEAQVEYADRQLRDLGKFQLATDSMKSRETFGAPRVTRSHADVSIDSLDLSFEDDQLLNSTSKNGRCNEEPATSSVHASSMESPTTGQLPKKVESLESLYFTPIPTRAQSKLESSLGSIGDLSLDSSKKTRSARRRTTQIINITMTKKTKEEPEAESANTSFYSLRSAPSYQSLHQQKPRRPGRPQAAVSAPALASLPSQESLAKTEQFSDDSFNNSVLMNLPGYRPPTRRSARLSQTGGRSSFYMSTCQDEPDPQEDWNRIAELQARNKACPPHLKTSYPLESRPSLLSSTITDEEVKLGDPKETLRRATMLPSQIQESTGSTRRMSLAASEHMRGPSISTRQQMKRVSEESHLGPDTPEAKKSATCFPRPMTPKDKHDARRLSTVESKGNSSHQQAQPTRRQSTAFSIFNTPRKLGNSLLKRGLNKKTTPKNSPRGRGASGSAGSTSGKSPHRSLRKSPSRRSPRASTAKSPKASTKVGQELQIQFFERKHQRNK
- the numa1 gene encoding nuclear mitotic apparatus protein 1 isoform X3, producing the protein MAAHSGKMEALLCWVNSLKVGEPIERFSQLQDLGILLKVVGILSGNSEETALVLQQIPEERLNFLCAFLQRYCRPGSSAENLVQWQKILQGENLEVELSKAIVLLFYYSTMSSKNPKKSEDFDHKTQTELASILRFVLDNEDALCLDDKLINFLQRKARFPSLGDDTSSCSDAASPNVSHRRKSEVRFLELHRVASSSTMKSLSADPPSSPMIEVLHTPQFQMRRLKKQLSEVRDCRDELEVELAENRKHLAEKEAQISLLQQQIEHLRILRENQAELQEPKELEELREKNESLMIRLRDTLKQCQDMKTDKKQLERKNDQLAEENGELSYKVRDLSNRLAQLQEALYETTEEHELSLSNWEQKQSQLESELSGAVGEKKYLEEHHLILQGKISMLEDQLKKMGEREVEEKGDCMGDILKLEDLKQEVTALSTQCLSLTEQIHQLEEEKSTTEIDMEAQRSRFESEKSQLQEIVTNLQTSLSEITFQKERQDNEARAQQEHLTCQITTLKLEISKLKSSLVHKEEELKGIHHQVEEEKREKNQLLENFKILEESSKQNIQELVNQVEQISSSLKVSEGNLVGLTQQLESKAKEVDYLREEQQKVACERDSTLSTFNEYKCKKDEEFSVLNMTMKTLEQDHQASLSVIEELKREKAELASKLQELDATILDLLAKCQNLDSENASQSKSHAAAVESLKAQLSEQESQLKIYQKKVSSCELVSEENSQLKEQLLSMDESLRHLREHLEKEKMKFAASLDSDGKRISHLEEEMKKLSESRDAALSNLAEERAAGQKIESQLKHLQEEYHTANETLQAKMAESSAAIKQREAERDELSKVVDIWKAKYEESQQKIVQNSCQMEEQIQHLKKAHTDVCQQLEGEKSKVLMLEAKIKETNSSQLEQINRLECELSEAYSRIKEREAEEKKLLSALHSSEEKFQIAHQGESERLSHLETALSNAKSELDCLVREVSDEKHKKEELEALVKELKEQKSERIQSLESEVKTSLAAVKERESETAKLSEEVKDLNRQLEEIGQKHKEELAQKNTEIEQLIEAKEKAALDLASKTEMGAQLQKLLDTHKGELSALQNELSRSLDLISQKESEVERLHKEAAVTQEEIRKQQQTMGKLTEELTALVALKEQAALQEKEIAQHVRATKGAEAEMANLKAIISEKTKNIESLEHDIKNQKGDLACIQEQYRSKQEEARGLQGQIVDLERECKEQKELICQAQKQAAEAETLASEKVSTSERQLEGIQALEGEIHKERQKTCDLLKQLEASQAAQADKETELQALKKELFHKVQELEQSQKSSTESSRELSSMLSAAQERQRALTEAKQQAEQYQKEIEMKSKEVGSLHAEVKSLSSKVEVSAEFEQRLLKETNRSTKLEEKLKKLHGDVEASSKELLEKNRAMDSLKTEAQTCRQEADKQRMAVEGLQQSLSSQAETNDRLQQEIRSWQGNCAEKEQQISSLQQNLSSNQSLLEEFASLKRSYQEIIAEREVMQEKHQEELLGQKKLTERFQAELQKTKEDMAEMVLLKEKVHNQELRLQKLHSENDDHLSQIAHLQQLNSRLVGENQSLSQASDQGAKKLESEVSNLKEQHEEQLKSLRLQHEKTLREGNERVQDLSQKLETATGKYEHVKTRVVDDWKAFQEEKQRLLLQVQELEAAKKEQSEQVQELNKQLSQQEKALRSQQHKLKQQEGETHEEAEKAQKRVVELESQVEQQTQAVEHYKAQMEKAKLYYDAKKKQNQELSEELQSHIREQEHLRKENVDLKAESEQLSKELQHSLLQNKEAEQNCKNLSNRVRSLEAQVEYADRQLRDLGKFQLATDSMKSRETFGAPRVTRSHADVSIDSLDLSFEDDQLLNSTSKNGRCNEEPATSSVHASSMESPTTGQLPKKVESLESLYFTPIPTRAQSKLESSLGSIGDLSLDSSKKTRSARRRTTQIINITMTKKTKEEPEAESANTSFYSLRSAPSYQSLHQQKPRRPGRPQAAVSAPALASLPSQESLAKTEQFSDDSFNNSVLMNLPGYRPPTRRSARLSQTGGRSSFYMSTCQDEPDPQEDWNRIAELQARNKACPPHLKTSYPLESRPSLLSSTITDEEVKLGDPKETLRRATMLPSQIQESTGSTRRMSLAASEHMRGPSISTRQQMKRVSEESHLGPDTPEAKKSATCFPRPMTPKDKHDARRLSTVESKGNSSHQQAQPTRRQSTAFSIFNTPRKLGNSLLKRGLNKKTTPKNSPRGRGASGSAGSTSGKSPHRSLRKSPSRRSPRASTAKSPKASTKFFERKHQRNK